One Dictyostelium discoideum AX4 chromosome 3 chromosome, whole genome shotgun sequence genomic region harbors:
- the pigN gene encoding phosphatidylinositol glycan, class N, translating into MYHIISSNINNINNKSNKPNDNKNDKTKFNSKILVIVLIGIIFHAVFTLSIFDIYFRSPLVHGMTPHPINLPAPAKRLVLFVADGLRADKFFEIDENTGKSRSPFLRNIIENKGTWGISHTRVPTETRPGHVALIAGFYEDVSAVTKGWKANPVEFDHLFNETTYSFGYGSPDVLPMFSEGVPHMQSESYPEEAEDFASDASKLDTWVFDKVQQLLLNASTNDQELNRKLRSDKVSIFLHLLGLDTNGHAYRPNSKEYFDNIALVDRGIEKIVKLIEDFYGNDGKTAFVFTADHGMSNRGSHGDGERANTETPLVVWGSGVRGPLSSDLQMERIASLRGKAKEMLPVNVETPTNWKLSSLFRSDVSQADIAPLMTSLLGVPSPLNSVGVLPTEILSEDTPQYTTAALRANTLQIWEMYKIKSSSKQQSTLIFFSPFTKLSDADRMFERIEQHISLSQWEDAQILCHQMIDLCLMGLNYFQTYDRPFLMTVITMGYFGWIITLSLYVLNNYTSIGIENCNQQKLSTQMKRFKTLSNYLIFIESIALVGFLLATDAPLLYYLYCVFLVLFWAKTIPSNIVPLYIFICDSFSQVSSTRGHFINTNNSANLSIIKNFIILSVSAISVMELLVVSYFHRGVLSLLYQILGVVSVFFFYNRSGAGKTSTLLKSLWLISCLLMSIFPSLPIDYGSDTKLVCFGGILISILGVLTSLFKFRNNSKQQQQSSSSSQQKLQKSKKNQIINSILIISILLSSFIVYTTDSSLEKKIGLPFINQLLSWILLVSGVLILAIYRGKGFYDHWTFLCLSLSIPFLLLSISYEVLFFGNLILNLTLWMYFELKVDNDHTIPKLVSITPNSEPSTSLSFSKSASKSNLMNITQHDIRRAIFYIFFCYVGFFGVGNIASISSFEISSTYRFTTIFRPFLMGALLLVKIFIPLLLVAISFSLLNNNLNVPRPGSFLIVIALTDIMSINFFFLVKDTGSWLEIGVSISHYAISNAFIILQLLLFAVSALLVPTTLKYINNNSNNNNNTIKSK; encoded by the exons atgtatcATATTATTTCGTCAaacataaataatattaataataaatcaaataaaccgaatgataataaaaatgataaaactaaatttaattcaaagatCTTAGTGATTGTATTGATTGGTATAATATTCCATGCAGTATTCACATTAAGTATTTTTGATATCTATTTCAGATCACCATTAGTACATGGGATGACACCACATCCTATTAATTTACCAGCTCCAGCAAAAAGattagttttatttgttg ctgaTGGATTAAGAGCagataaattttttgaaattgatgaaaatacAGGTAAATCTAGATCACCATTTTTAAGaaatataattgaaaataaaggaACATGGGGTATTTCACATACAAGAGTACCAACAGAGACAAGACCAGGACATGTTGCATTGATAGCAGGTTTCTATGAAGATGTTAGTGCGGTTACAAAGGGATGGAAAGCGAATCCCGTAGAATTTGATCATCTTTTCAATGAAACTACCTATTCATTTGGTTATGGTAGTCCAGATGTTTTACCAATGTTTTCAGAAGGTGTACCACATATGCAATCAGAATCCTATCCAGAGGAAGCAGAGGATTTCGCATCAGATGCATCAAAATTGGACACTTGGGTATTTGATAAAGTTCAACAATTACTATTAAATGCCTCAACCAATGATCAAGAATTGAACAGAAAGTTACGTTCAGATAAAGTATCAATATTCTTACATTTATTAGGTTTGGATACAAATGGTCATGCATATAGACCAAATTCAAAGgaatattttgataatattgcTTTGGTAGATAGAGGCATTGAAAAGATAGTAAAGTTAATCGAAGATTTCTATGGTAATGATGGTAAGACAGCATTTGTTTTCACTGCAGATCATGGTATGAGCAATAGAGGTTCACATGGTGATGGTGAACGTGCAAACACAGAGACACCATTAGTCGTATGGGGTAGTGGTGTGAGAGGTCCGTTATCATCAGATCTTCAAATGGAGAGAATTGCATCACTTCGTGGCAAAGCAAAGGAGATGTTACCAGTTAATGTAGAAACACCAACCAATTGGAAACTATCATCATTGTTCCGATCAGATGTATCACAGGCCGATATTGCACCATTGATGACCTCATTGTTGGGTGTGCCAAGTCCATTGAATTCAGTGGGTGTATTACCCACCGAAATCTTATCCGAAGATACACCACAATATACAACTGCTGCATTACGTGCAAATACCTTACAAATTTGGGAGATGtacaaaattaaatcttcCTCTAAACAGCAAAGTACCCTCATATTCTTTTCACCATTCACAAAGTTAAGCGATGCCGATAGAATGTTTGAAAGAATTGAGCAACATATTAGCCTCTCACAATGGGAAGATGCACAAATCCTATGCCATCAAATGATCGATCTCTGTTTAATgggtttaaattatttccaaACCTATGACCGTCCCTTTCTTATGACCGTAATTACAATGGGTTATTTTGGTTGGATCATTACACTCTCACTTTATgtattaaacaattatacCTCAATTGGCATAGAGAATTGTAATCAACAGAAATTAAGCACACAAATGAAAAGATTCaaaactttatcaaattatttaatctttATCGAAAGTATTGCATTGGTTGGATTCTTATTGGCAACTGATGCTCCATTACTCTATTATCTCTATTGTGTGTTTTTAGTATTGTTTTGGGCGAAAACCATTCCATCGAATATTGTACCattatatattttcatttgcgATTCTTTCTCACAAGTCTCTTCAACTCGTGGTCATTTCatcaatacaaataatagcGCAAACCTTTCAATCATAAAGAATTTCATCATATTATCAGTCTCTGCCATCTCTGTTATGGAGTTATTGGTTGTCTCTTATTTCCATCGTGGTGTACTCTCTTTGTTATATCAAATTTTAGGTGTAGTATCTGTGTTTTTCTTTTACAATCGTTCTGGTGCTGGTAAAACTTcaactttattaaaatcacttTGGCTCATATCTTGCCTTTTAATGTCAATTTTCCCATCATTACCAATCGATTATGGTAGTGATACAAAATTGGTTTGTTTTGGtggtattttaatttcaattttaggTGTTTTAAcaagtttatttaaatttagaaataattcaaaacaacaacaacaatcatcatcatcatctcaACAAAAACTacaaaaatcaaagaaaaatcaaattataaattcaattttaatcatatcaattttattatcaagttTCATAGTTTATACTACAGATTCATCATTAGAGAAAAAGATTGGTTTACCATTCATTAATCAACTCTTAAGTTGGATCTTATTGGTATCAGGTGTTCTCATTTTAGCAATCTATAGAGGTAAAGGATTTTATGACCATTGGACTTTCTTATGTCTTAGTCTTTCAATTCCATTCCTTTTATTATCAATCTCTTATGAAGTACtcttttttggaaatttaattttaaatttaacacTTTGGAtgtattttgaattaaaggTTGATAATGATCATACAATTCCAAAATTAGTTTCAATAACTCCAAATTCTGAACCTTCAACTTCTCTTTCTTTCTCAAAATCTgcttcaaaatcaaatttaatgaatattACTCAACATGATATCAGAAGAGCTATATTTtat attttctTTTGCTATGTAGGATTTTTTGGAGTTGGTAATATCGCAAGTATAAGtagttttgaaatttcatcaaCTTATAGATTTACAACCATTTTTAGACCATTTTTAATGGGtgcattattattggtaaagATTTTCAttccattattattggtagCAATTTCATTCTCTTTGTTGAATAACAATTTGAATGTTCCAAGACCTGGTAGTTTCTTAATTGTAATTGCCTTAACCGATATAATGAgtatcaatttctttttcttggtTAAAGATACTGGTAGTTGGTTAGAAATTGGTGTTAGTATTAGCCATTATGCAATTTCAAACGCTTTTATTATacttcaattattattattcgcCGTTTCCGCTTTATTAGTACCAACaacattaaaatatattaataataatagtaataataataacaatacaataaaatcaaaataa